A region from the Parabacteroides sp. FAFU027 genome encodes:
- a CDS encoding PH domain-containing protein, which translates to MRFRCLWSKTVRVITVIALLIIGFGLYQSAVDGHTIIFFIILLATLYCLAYSPICIDINEDDLIVRRMFSSVIIHRKDIIAISAYKSGYAIRKFGSGGLFGYLGWFYNSEIGSYFSYATDERNMILIITKNRKYVISCEKPNELLSRFI; encoded by the coding sequence ATGAGGTTTAGATGTCTTTGGAGTAAAACGGTCAGGGTGATTACCGTTATTGCCCTTTTAATCATTGGTTTCGGCCTTTATCAATCAGCGGTTGATGGCCACACCATCATCTTCTTTATCATCTTGCTGGCAACGCTTTATTGCCTGGCTTATTCTCCAATTTGTATTGACATTAACGAAGATGACCTGATAGTCAGACGAATGTTTAGTTCGGTCATTATTCACCGAAAAGACATTATTGCCATCAGCGCCTATAAAAGCGGATATGCTATCCGGAAATTCGGTAGTGGTGGGCTATTCGGTTATCTGGGTTGGTTTTACAATAGCGAAATCGGCAGCTACTTTTCCTATGCAACGGATGAACGAAATATGATTCTCATCATTACCAAAAACAGGAAATATGTCATCAGTTGCGAAAAGCCCAATGAGCTGCTAAGCCGGTTTATATGA